In Styela clava chromosome 6, kaStyClav1.hap1.2, whole genome shotgun sequence, the genomic window AATAATAATACGGAAGCTTGGCATCAAGATATATGAAAAAGGGTGATACACACATAGGTTGACACTGGCTACAAAGCCATCATAACAAAACcctttgataaaaatatttggtgATCTTGATATTATGTCATATATCGGTATATGGGGTGTATTAAATTATCTTGTGCATTGCATGTGCCTGTTACCAAGAGTTGATAAGATAAATAAAAGGAGCCCATTCCTGAAatttatatatagatattaATGCTTCAACAGTCACTCGCAACTCTTTTACATTTAATCTAGAGCCCATAATGTTGTATTGGGTAATCCTGCATGTAATACaaaaagatatattgaaaaagatgtgctaaataaaaatttaatacataacaaagcaaaataattcaataattaaaaaccTGTGTTCTTGTTCTCAAACTGTGGTGAGATGCAGAAGATGCAAGCTTTCTTCGACTTTCCATTGAAGTTCTTGGTGGGTGTGGAGTACGAAATCCATGACTACTACCACCAGGATATCCATTCGGATAGCCGTTCATTTTGGTGGATCAATCTCAATCATGTGCTGATCTCCAAATAATCTGATGTGAAATACtcattgaataaacaaaaaaatctgtTTCAAAGGTGCAAAGATATAATAATTATGAACATTACATTGTAATCAGATGGCATTGTAACATTGTTCTCAAATCTTAATGCCAAAATACTCAATCTACCACTTCTTAGCAGTCAGATGACCAAATATATTCAGGAGGCTGAATTATGCAAAACGATTGTCAGAGATAATGTTCATTCAGCCATGCGATTCAGATTTGGTCGTACTAAAGCCTTTTAGCTGCATAGGAAAATATCATCTTTTGTGGACGAGCTGCTGAAATTGCCTCCATTCTAATTAAAAGCAATTTTGTCTTGAAACAGCCAAAGGAAAGGAAATCAGATTTGGTAGCAGATTTAGTGtcaaatcaatttttagttGGGTTTTAGACAAAGCTTGACAAAAGGTAATACATGCTTGTTATCTATTGCAAATGAAATAACATTTACCTTTTATTATGACATGGTATTTATAATAATAGTATTTCAAGCACAAATTTTTTGAAGAGGACAAAAAGTCTATCACCATAAATCTTGTCCATtcctttttaaaacaattcccAACATAAtatagggtggtgtagccagtctgcggacgatttcattcaaatcgctataaaacaaaatcccatatttctaacccgttacttttttcaccgtaggtgcattggcatttattctacaagctaaacctcgaattaactttctacggccaggggttaaagctatacaaaccaccaaagtacgacactctgaAGACGTATTTGCAACCGAATGACCAGTGTGCGCCCatggatttcaagccttgaacatcgtttctgctgcgtcaagactagggcatacgcagccatgcgtgaaaaaaatgggcttctaattgcatttctgactgtcatatattttaagaacacggttatttcgaacaagattcgtcaaattataaacaaagcaccgcatcacagcaaccaaacagacaaaaacacggtggtcgcaaattggtcgacaaagatattatcatTGTATTGGAAATGTgcacccccctattccccctcctttaaatgtaaaaacatGAAACTTAACAGATGGTtgaaagaaacacaactctacccacctgctaAGTTTCATCTCTTTATCCCTTATATTTGTAAGGATTTTTAGGCTTTTTTAAAggaacaatgggtagttggcgacatggaAAAATGGttcgttttttttcttcagtCGTGTTTTCGAgggtaacttttttgtttgtggccgcattttagtgttATTTCACAGAACTACGAGGGATAAGTGGACGATAACGCGTGAGAAATATTGTCGCGGTTCGTTGATTTTTTCGGCACtaatttaatcgatgaagttgatggtcgTAAATAGGTCCTGGCCGCAAAGTGGGCAAGTCACCCTAATACAATGTATTATGCATGTACTCTTTCTCCAATCTTATTTCAGAAAACTTTTGAGTTAAGTGACAATAGTGGCATTAACCTAATTGGGTTAATAATTCTTATGAAAAACCTCCAATGTTTTTATATGATTTGTAGTCAAACTATAACTAAGCAGAAGTTGGCCAGATAGACTATAGCAGAAATTTGCTGTCAGATGCACTTGTAAGGGTTTTTCCTTGGTAACGGTGCATTAAAGTTGGGCATGACTCTATGAATTAGCATAagattaaaaatatgaagatttATGTCAAATCgctaaattaaatttaatgaattttgtATGTTTTCAAGGAAGTACATCAGACATAACCGAATTCAGACGTTAATTTTGGTTTGGGTTTTGATGGTAAGGACTTCCAGTCATTAAACTGGCAAAAAACAAGTTGTAGAAGaactatattaaataaaatgtcatAATTATGACGGGATAATTTACTATGCCCACACTGATAAAGTAATGCATATTCGTTTCTCCTGCCGGGCCTATACTTCTCGTGTATTTCACAAAATGCAAAACTGATGTCTATTGTTTGCCTGCTTATTTAGTACTCATAGTATCTTGATAAAATACTGCAAACTATGAAGCAAACTTCGTATAAGTATTTGATACAGTATGGTAGTACGCGGATCTAGCACTGAAGGCATTGGCAGCGCAGCAGTCGGCTGAAGACTTCTTACCTAGTTCGGCTGTTGGTGTTGCCATAACTACGTCTCGCATTTGCCTAAACTTTGCACCATAGCGCCATATGCCGACGAGACGAAGAGACGATTTGAACCGAGAGGGAGATTTTGGAATACAAGAGCTATTTTTTAGTGAACACAGCAATCTTAATATTTCGAGCAGCAAATAATACATCCTAATCAAGTATATACTTTCTACAAGCGTTTATAACGTATTTCATAACCTGGCAGAGAATTGAAATCACGAACATCCAACGAATCGATAGAAAATGAAAGTTCCTAAGATTTTATATCCATTGGAATCAACTGGTTGCAAAATCTTATTGATTTGGAAAAGGGGAAATGTTCTACGAATCCCCAAATTTCTTCGggtattgaataaataataaaaattatttcatctaATAAAATCGTCCGTTTTTCATAGAAGTAAATATAACAAATAGAATAATCCTAgtacaataacaaaattaaaacgtCCGCTaacaattttacaattttgtgtAAGAGAGCAAACaacacaaaacaaataaaatcagACTGCGAGAAGACGCTGTTTACATGGCCATTTCTTTACATTGGCTTATACTTTACAATTGACAAgtgccaatatatatatatatatatacatatatataccgtattaaGATTACTCGGTAAATAAGACGAAGCCCGTTTTAGACTTGAGTAAATggatttttgcatataacctctCAATAAGACGAGCAGTAAAATCACATCAACATCAGAATCTAAATAATTACCATTCAACGGCTTCTGAGCAGTCGCCGCGtatgcgcattggttaaaatagcctataatgactttttcttgtagcctaatattcaatccataccAACTACGGGAATTCAAATTGTCTttcaattttaatctaattgtgttcaacgtaGTCCACGATTGCGTCCACTATATAAAaacattaccgatctaaaataacACGGCAATCTGCCAACATGTTAATGTGAGATAAACGAcctgattatatttagttttaatacATATATTTGCGCtcttgcgaattcgttatcgccgttatAAAAATCCCAAGATCAGCTATAAAATCCCGGAAAGTACAATTTCATTAACgacaataaatatacatatatataaagtgTATATATGAAACATACATATTCATCAACTCGAAATCTCCATGAAATGGAATGTGGTTGCTTCATTGATTTAGTTGTGATGAATTTAATCTGCGATTGCGACTATATAAATAGCATCACTGCTCCAAAATACTAACGCAATCCGTGGACATAAACATGTACGATACGATGTTGTttcgattcgtatttttgtaatttaaaaacatATCTGAGCTGTTGCTGCAACAATTATTCCGCTTCAACATATTGCTGCCACTCATAATTTTGAGGATATCACGGTAGAAAAAAAACTTAAGTCAGCGATAACATCCCAGagttaaatttatgaaaaaaaataaattaaatatactttacattACCGTAATTACGGTATTATACATATATCATAGTCGCGTCAGGCTCTGTCGGTAATTGTGGAACACGaaatgtttttgtaatttgCAATGTATAAAAATCATCTTTAATCTGTCACGGGCCATTCTAAAAGAAAACTTAAATGGTGTTTCCGTTTCATTTTTAGTTTCTTATTATACCGCTTTTAAATCAAGAAAATTTGGGTCACGTATTCACTCCTTTATTTATCTTAGCATCTTGCCACACATGattatgtaataaataaaatttgagtcacatatcgtcacgcttataaccgaattgcgtaagtcatttttggcgattttgagttttttttataaaatgggtatttatgtaatgctgcgcacctgtctgttaactcagattttattttaataattccaaaacccataaaaatggagatttagtatgacatgcccatttgtgcaattgtttcgtcataatgaattatcattgttaccgaaGGGCTATTGTggcgtcacaaaggcaaaataacctctgcgaagtattttcgagtttttgcatctagGATTCtactagcttagcgcgtattaatttgaatttatactacagtatagaaGGCACTTgggtgcacttgtgatattcactgtctgagtccaattcaccttggttggcttttatattgggtgcattgctgttttattctttatatttaatcttagtaatatttcggtgggtgtgcagaacgtgttatattgacgaaatatatatttttaaacaaaaaaaatgatgtaattgaaactgattagctattttggggattagacattatAGATAcggagaattacattcgttttttgaatgtttagttttcaggactggtgcatagtaaagttgcaaaattgcgtatgtccccaagtcatagacacatttctgcctaagtcacagtgcgccattatgacgtcacttaactgcgtcatacaaattaacttaaacccggctacgataaaaaaaattgaaccatggcaaattattgactctcaatggcataacaatatcattaggaagttttttacgtttttctcaaaactgctaaaaatgacttacgcaattcggttattagcgtgacgatattctCTCCTTTATCTTAGCACCTTGTCACACATGATTATTTGATAACTCATATCTCACAACCAAAGTGACTATTCACTTTGCTCACAACACAAGTGCCATGGTTGCTTAGGAACAATGAAGTAATTGTCGTTGTCCTTGCGGCACAAAACATGTTGAGGAAAATTTGCGACTGTATgaataaatgctgaaatgaaaGATGTTTACGGCTCAAATAGGACATCACGCTGCCCGAAGCAATTGTGATTTTCACAAATGGCAATCCCACGTGTATGGGTAATAGCCGTTCACTCGTGATGCACACGCAAATGCGACAACTTCGAATACTGACCTGATGAGGACGTTATGGCGGATGAAGGTGTTTTGTGGTTCAAATTTAGTATtaaggcgacaccaaaaaaatgaaaattatcatatatACTCGCCTAATGAGAGATTACATCCTGTCATCCAAATAATCCCAAATTGAACTCTTTTACTTATTAATGGAATTTACTCCTTTCTAATTTAAGAAAGAATATCAAGCAAAGCCAGTAAATACCTTGTGTAGGCTACAATGAATAATTACAATTATAGAACAATGTGTAGAGAAAATTTCGCTTGGTTTATAAAATAATGAGTACAAAATGCAATAAGCTACAAACACTAttacaatttatcaattttgttcACTTATTCAAACTAATTAGTGATAATTatgctgtaaatattgttcattacGAATTCTACGATAATTTTACGTCTGAATAATTTAAGAATAGAGATGCACAGATTTGTTTTAGTCGAAGATCGAGTTCTGGCAGGCTGTTTATATGTTATCAGACAGACATAAGGTGTAGGTAATGGTAACAATTAATACCGAACATCGTTTTTGTGTCGTTCAGTGATCATAACAAAAGAAGAAATACCACTCAGGTTAGCGATCGCTCCCGGAATATCCTTTAAACAAACGGGTCGATATAGTGAATTGTCTTCAAATTGGTTGGgcaaaaacaaatcaatttcgGTTATTATTCTTCGCGATTTTATGTCTATTATTTTGTTGACCCATGAGCAGTAAACACATCTCGACGTCTTAGACCTTTTCTTGTTAGTTAAACGTCTTGGGGGAAGTAGTACGATGAACGAGTCAAGTTATCAAGTTTATGTTGGAGGCGACGACgcttttttgccatttttcctgATTGTTGGAATCCTTCTGGCAGTTGCCGCAAACCTCACACTCCTTGTGGCGCTACTGAAAATTCAAGATCTGGAATTTTACTCTTTTATCAAACTGATGTGTTACTTGGACCTTGTCGCAGCGGTTACTGTATTTCCAATGGCACTGACAGTTTCCGCGAATCACGGAGTCCTGAATAATCCTGTTTTTTGCAACATATATGGGATTCTCACAGCGTTTCTGAACCGTGCGTCAATGCTGAATGTGTGTGCAATAAACGTTGAAAGGTAAGATTGAAACAAGAGTTAAATATAACTTTTTCGTGGTAGTAGGCAAgataaaatgtatatttaaGTAGACCTACATAACATATCAATTCAACCTTCACTGAAGAAAATCTGGAGCTAAAACCATGTGATATtcgaacaaaatataaaaattctaccCAAAAGGTTTCAAAATCACGAATCCTGCACCAATCAAtggtcaatatgaaaaaaaaaacactctaCTGCAAAATATTATAAAGAAGCCCGTTTTACATTTATTTcagatattattttatttcccgTCCCATGCACTACAATCATGCGATGCCAAGCAGTTTATCAACAGCTATAAATTGTGGATTGATGGGACTATCTCTGCTGGTGGCCCTAGGCCCTATAGTGGTTTCATTGTGGACCAACGTGGATGCCTACAAACCTTTGTCTTATGCACCGCTCTGCGCCAGCATCCCTACAACGGCGATACTGGTATTATTGGGATATGTTGACGTTATTGTTTCATTCTTTATACCTTGGTGCATCATACTTGCCGTCAGTGTTGGtgagttttaaaatatttttgcgatATAAGACACTTTGTTTCtctttaataatatatttatatttccgacactaaattggaataaaatagtAGCATATGACAAAAATAATGCAGTGGATTAGAAGTTGGTTATTACTGCACTTGAAATTtggataatttgaaaaataaataaataagaacagTCAGTGTTTGTAGAGGTTTTTTGTAAGTATAGGGCATTTGCTTGAAGCCACGCAGACAACCAGTTGGTATATATACATGCTTTTAAAATACTTTTGAATCTCAATAAATGTCTCAGATTATTATTAGGCAATCCTAATAACGACATGCTTATTTACAGGTATGTTGAATATAGCCTGCAAAATCATTCACCCGTCTGTACAACCCATCAAATGCCGGCCAATTGCACGATCGAGtaagttttaaaatcatatcgtcacgctaataaccgaattgcgtaagtcatttttagcagttttgagaaaaacgtaaaaaacttcctaatgatattgttatgccattgagagtcaataatttgccatggttcaattttttgatcgtagccggatttaagttaatttgtatgacgcagttaagtgacgtcataatggcgcactgtgacttaggcagaaatgtgtctatgacttggggacatacgcaattttgcaaccttactatatgcaccagtcctgaaaactaaacattccgaAAACGAATGTAATattcagtatctacaatgtctaatccccaaaatagctaatcagtttcaattacattatttttatgtttaaaaatatatatttcatcaatataacacatTCTgtacacccaccgaaataagactaagattaaatataaagaataaaacagcaatgcacccaatataaaagccaaccaaggtgtaTTGGACTccgacagtgaatatcacaagtacATGCCTCCTTATACTGtggtataaattcaaattaatacgcgctaggctagaatccgagatgcaaaaactcgaaaatacttcgccgaggttattttgcctttgtgacgtcacaatagtcctgcgggaacaatgataattcattatgacgaaacaattgcacaaatgtgcatgtcatactaaatcttcatttttatgggtttcggaattcttaaaataaaatctgagttaacagacaggtgcgcagcatcacataaatacctattttataaaaaaactcaaaatcgccaaaaatgacttacgcaattcggtcattagcgtgacgatattcgAAATAGGATTATCTAACAATTTTTAGCAAGTTTACATTTTTAAAAGcgtatattttcattcaagatggGCCATGCAAATCAACTCATCTTCCTGGTGAAATGTCTCTCATAAATCATCATATCTTCAGACTATCTGGAAGGATTAATAATACGAGGAATCCAGCTCGAAATGTCCCCCATTTTGTTCCTCCGACACGGCCCAATGGTAATTTGAAAGCTTTGGTAACCATAACTACATCGTTGTGTGTTTTCACTGTTCTGAATGCACCGATGGCCGCATTCATTATCATAATGTGTTCTAGCTTTGAAAACAACTCGAGTCGAAGCTCAGAAGGGCCCACTCTTGAATACATAGTCTGCATCACTATGTTTACAACCTATTTCATATATCCTTTGCTAAATGGGCTCACGAACAGGGAAATACGCATTAAAATGCTTCAAATGGTTCGAAATAGTATGAGTCTTCATATTATCGACATCGAAGAGATGAATGAGATAAGCAGCATTGGAAGTAAGGTGAATATACAAAGAACACCTGTGAAGATTATAAAACACAAGAACACAAACATCAATATTCAAATAGTAGAAGCAAGCGTTCAAAACTCAAGCTCTATCAATGATGTATCGCATCATTTCCAAGCTAAAATGACATCGTCTAAAATTCAAGAGTCATTTACCGAAACTGTAATCGTCCATGAAACTACAAATAACATTCATAGTGAATATTCGCCGGAAAGAAGATCAACTGCACCAGGTGGTAAACGTGGACAATCGCGTGAATATAAAATGGCATTTGCCAGTAACTTGCCCCCCCATTTGAAAACTTTCGTTGTTACACAATCCTGTCCTTTGCCAAGGAGGGGTCCCAAAAGATCAAATTCCGCCTCTGATCAATTAGGGCATATGAAATGTATTGCAATAAGGAGACGTTCGAAATCATATACCAACCCACCTTTTGGGGGTAACTCATCATATTACaatgaaaacaacaataacaacaggAAAGTCTTTCCAATTCCGAAACAAGAGGAGACGATAAACTTGCCTGGAATGGTGATATGAATTATAAAGCGGACATTGATAAGAAGTAATTTTGTGACATAATATCCCTGTAATTGCTAGTATTTATAGAGCGAGATTGGTAGGACTCGGCCAAAGCACCACCTGTCAACAGATATCATCATAGTTCTCAAATCATAAAAAGTTGAGTGCAAATTCAACAACACAGGAACAATCTAATAGAATTACGTTAATATTAATTGTCTGGTGTAAGTTTCGTGCAATATGTCCATATTATGAAAATTATGTACAAATAATGAGATATATACTTAAAAAGTTGTGCTCAGCCGTATTAAAATGGTTTATTTaactgaatgaaatatatttgtatatataagcAACAGAATCCCTTGATTTGCCATCGTAGCGTAGCAGATGAATGATTATTACGGATTTCAACAATTTTCTATAACTGAATGCTATCAACACATGCTAATCATTGATGATCTACGCCCTACGGTAACAAGCACTCATGAAGGCGTTTATTCCACGCAAAAGTCTGTTCACTCGATCCCACCAGAGTCTAAGAGCTAGCCCAGGTGGAGTAGTTCGACTGTCGTGTTAAAACTATTTCAATTTAGACGTTTCTTggaaatttcaattcaattgtgcAAATTTACATTACGTGATTATCAGCAACACTATTGTGTGTTATACGGATTTCCTTATTTGTAAGCAAAGTGAGATTCCGTACGTAATTCAAAGTTGAATAACCCGACTTTCGGATTGCTCTCAAAGCCACCGAAATTTATTTTGATCAGCCGAACAGTATGCCTACGTGTTTCAACGGCATGAGTTTCTTGCACGTCAGTTTATGCAGCCATGTGCGCGCAATGCAGGACAAAGAAAGAGAGAAACGCGGGGTCGCAAAAAACGTTGTTAAGGGTTGGGGCAGATTTATATTATGTAGCAACGGTTTAAGGTAAGCATATGAAGCGGAATTCATGATTTGCTCTGGGTAAGTAGAGGTTTGATACTTTGGCAGAAATATTCTCAGTGTATTCATTACATCCCGCTTTTTGTATATTCAATGCATCTCTACCAGCCTCTGCGAACTGGAAGATAACGATTTATCTGACCTACCACCCAATTTGATTTCTCAATAGGTCGGCTAACTAAAAATTTCTGCTGAGCATTCGTTTTTTCCCGCTTTCCTTTCTAAAATGCTGAAGCCGGCTGACTGACATAATTCCATCAAATCCCTTCAAAAACAACcattcatattttagttatctTAAAACAGCTAATCAATCAACAGAGAAAATATCGCTAAGTAGTAATATAGATTAGTAATAAAAGAACAcaatcgataaaaaaaaaaca contains:
- the LOC120331111 gene encoding G-protein coupled receptor 61-like, encoding MNESSYQVYVGGDDAFLPFFLIVGILLAVAANLTLLVALLKIQDLEFYSFIKLMCYLDLVAAVTVFPMALTVSANHGVLNNPVFCNIYGILTAFLNRASMLNVCAINVERYYFISRPMHYNHAMPSSLSTAINCGLMGLSLLVALGPIVVSLWTNVDAYKPLSYAPLCASIPTTAILVLLGYVDVIVSFFIPWCIILAVSVGMLNIACKIIHPSVQPIKCRPIARSNGPCKSTHLPGEMSLINHHIFRLSGRINNTRNPARNVPHFVPPTRPNGNLKALVTITTSLCVFTVLNAPMAAFIIIMCSSFENNSSRSSEGPTLEYIVCITMFTTYFIYPLLNGLTNREIRIKMLQMVRNSMSLHIIDIEEMNEISSIGSKVNIQRTPVKIIKHKNTNINIQIVEASVQNSSSINDVSHHFQAKMTSSKIQESFTETVIVHETTNNIHSEYSPERRSTAPGGKRGQSREYKMAFASNLPPHLKTFVVTQSCPLPRRGPKRSNSASDQLGHMKCIAIRRRSKSYTNPPFGGNSSYYNENNNNNRKVFPIPKQEETINLPGMVI